CTTCATTAGTTGTTGCAACTTCTAAGAAGAATGCTTGTGTATCACtggtgttttcatttttatataaagTAGTTCAGGTGAGTAGGAAGTTGCAGATGTAACTCCCATCTGTTTGTTAGTGGGACCTAATAAAATTGCATAGAGCTTTCACCTTATTAAAAAGAATCTGTAGTAatagtatttttcctttatatttgaCTATTTTATAGAAAAGTCTTCCTAACTGCTAATAATGGAATTGCTATTTTATAACTGAGTAGCAAGGATGTGACACAGTGCTGTGAGAAGTTGCACAAGACCTGAAAATGTGGAGGAAAACGTTGATGCATGAATCATGCCATCTGTAGATTCTGTGTTTGGTTAATTTGGACTTGGCATCACAACTGTTTTCCCCAATATTAATATGCTTTGTAATCATCAGAGTTATTCTGAGGGCTCTGTAACTCTCTCCTAATTGAGGTGGGTTTCCTGCTGCTTATCTGAACAAAAAGGTTTTTAGGAATTATAGcttttgttttggtggttttcttattttttattttttttccccaaaactcTTCTTAGGTATAGGAATACATTCAGAATGTGCTGTAGTTCCTCAGCTgatgtcctttttttctcctccgTTTTTGGTGTTTCAGgttttttctgaatatttcaagGAGTTGGAAGAAGAGAGCATTAGAGataattttgttattatttatgaGTTGTTAGATGAGCTTATGGATTTTGGATACCCACAAACCACTGATAGCAAAATTTTACAAGAGTAAGTATCTGTCTGTACTGCTTACACTTGTAAGTCCTTGGGAAAGTCTTATGTATTCTATATGCAAACAAATGCTTTGGCTTCCTCCTCTAgttatcaaaatatttaatacttGGTAAAGTGTAGCTTTGTAAATCCAACTGATTTATTGATGGTGTGAATCCGATACAAAAGATGctgcaaacatttcttttttgttctaaTTTTGTGTTTATACAGGTACATCACTCAGGAGGGTCACAAACTTGAAACTGGAGCTCCACGTCCACCTGCCACTGTTACAAATGCTGTTTCATGGAGATCAGAAGGGATAAAATATAGGAAGAATGAAGTGTTCCTGGATGTTATAGAGTCTGTTAACCTTTTGGTGGGTACCTTTTACTTGAACTTTTAATGAGAATTATTAGTAGAAGTCTGGAGAAGAACTTACTGTCTGAAAACCTAAAGgatataataaaaaatcagcCTAATCACGATGAGTGCCCTGGATGCTGTCTGTGCTTAGGACTGACAATCTATAATGACATCCATAGGTAAATAAATGATGCTTTACTGGAAtttgtgctctgtgctcagcagccccGAAGCTGAGTTTCTGACACGTCCTTCCTGCCTCCTTCAGTCTAATCCTGCCTTGTCCTTGGTCTGACTGTACTGTGCTGGGTTGCTTGGGAGAAAGGCACCCATGGAGGCCTGGGGGCTGAGGACGGGGTGTGGTTGCAGTTTGATCTCACATCATATCGTGTCAGCAACctttatcttttatttcattgccCTTCAGGTCAGTGCCAATGGAAACGTATTACGGAGTGAAATAGTTGGGTCCATTAAGATGAGAGTCTTTCTCTCAGGAATGCCAGAGCTTCGCCTTGGTTTAAATGACAAAGTTCTCTTTGATAACACAGGCCGTGAGTATTTCAGCAATACCTTCAGAATTGTGATGGGTGTTCTCTGCAAACTTAAGTGGGGTTCAAGTGAAAGGattgattctgtgatgaaaagACTTGTGTTGTCTATGCAAAAAAGCATGTTAGGTCTTGTGTGCCAATACCAAGAGAAGATGGAATACCACAGTAGGTATGGAAACCATCTGGGCTTCATTGCCTCGTCTGCTGGGACTTTGGGAGTGATAGAAAAATTACTGGGGTGAACCAGGAGGATATCAGCAGGGATCTGCTCTGCTACATAACACTGCAATGTGACCTCATGCAATGGGAGCAGCGATCTGCAGTGTTGATATGTGTGTTTGCTGATAGGTGGCAAAAGTAAATCGGTAGAGCTGGAAGATGTGAAGTTCCATCAGTGCGTTCGTCTCTCTCGCTTTGAGAACGACAGGACCATTTCTTTCATTCCACCTGATGGGGAGTTTGAGCTCATGTCCTATCGTCTCAATACCCACGTAAGTCTGGGTGTTTGGGTCTGAACTGCAGCAGTTTTTTACAGGATCATGTAGTCTGTAGGTAGATTTGCTAATGGCTTTCCCTTaatgtgttctgttttttctgtaaGTATGGGCAGCACAGTAGTTGTGAAGTCAGCCATTAATAGCAGAGCTTTGTGCTCGCTCTTTTTGGAGCAAGTAAGAATGAGTTTAGGAATGACTTGGCAGTAAGTCTTTATCTTTTCAACTACTGCTGAAACTTTTCAAAACGCTGATCAGTTCATTTTTAAGCTAATCACCCAATACAATTAGTGTGGCAATTTGCTGTGCTTGACGATGTTAATTTGTCCTCTAAATATTTCTTGGAGTATGTCAGCATTCTGCATTGTGGTTCCTCAAGGTGTTACCTACTGTGCACACTGCCATTTCCttagaaaaggaaatacttACTGCAGAGGACATCTATAATTGTCAGCTGTGACAGGAGGCCAGCAgcagttaaagaaaacaaaccagaaaagcCTGCACATATGTGGAGAAATGTTTGACAACTGAAGGTGTTAGGAACTAATCTGAGAAATgctttaggtttttttttccctaatgccTGCcagtttttgctgctttttgcttgtGTGTCAGTTCTTGCTTATGGAATTCATGTATTCAGTGTAGTTTTATGAGGAAATGACAGCTTTGTGACCATGTCAAAGTAAAGTCTACAGCTGTAAAATATCTTCCCATCAGGTGAAGCCACTGATCTGGATTGAGTCCGTGATTGAAAAACATTCCCACAGCCGCATCGAGTACATGATCAAGGTCAGAAGTTCTGAAATAATTATGgctggtttgttttctcttttgattgttttcagtgcttcaccagCAGCACCTTCTTACACAACCACCTCCTGTTTCCCTGGGACGTTTCTCTTTAGAAAAGTTGATTTGTACGTTTATGTTCTGTGTTGTGCTGCCTCTCAGCAGACTGTGGTAGAGGGAAATTGTCTGGCAGCTCTCTGAATTTACATGCATAGTGTTCATGCTTAGGGATgtgatttttctcacttttctgtAGGCAAAAAGTCAGTTTAAGCGTAGATCAACGGCCAACAATGTGGAGATTCACATTCCAGTTCCAAATGATGCAGACTCACCAAAGTTTAAAACCACTGTTGGAAGTGTCAAATGGGTTCCAGAGAACAGTGAAATTGTCTGGTCCATTAAATCTTTTCCAGTAAGTGCTGTTGTCAGTCTTCTCACCCAGTATTACAATAATTACTTCAAGTTCATGGTTTATGACTCAGCCTAAAGCAAATTCTAACAGCATTGGATGTTCCATGGTGATAATACAGCTATTGTGCTGTGTgacaaaaatgatcagaaagaaaaccaagctTCTGATGTTCTCCTTGAGGATAAGACTGGAAGAAGATGAGACCTGTTTGATGCATAATTCAAGTtgatctgcatttaaaaaaaaaaaaaaaaaaaaacccaaaacaaacaaagaacaaacaccactactttcaaattaaaaaaaagtttttcctcttaaGCCCTAGAAAAGATTTGAAATGATTAATGCAATTCAGCAATTTGATATTCTGTGTAGAAAATAACTCGTATTGTTGGAAGCTTTTcttgtttcaagaaaaaaatcttttttgtaAGGGTGGAAAAGAATACCTGATGAGAGCTCACTTCGGACTTCCAAGTGTTGAAGCTGAAGACAAGGAAGGGAAGCCTCCCATAAGTGTCAAATTTGAGATTCCATATTTCACCACTTCAGGAATCCAGGTGGGTagttgaaaacagaaatacaggaGGCGGCTGAGTGCCAGGCTGCTGACACACAGCAgatgcagcccagctctgtaGCCTTGTCTGCCTTGCCTCCTTTGTTCCATGGTTTGgtgtctttttgcttttgtttctgtcctGCTTGTCCTGGCTGTCGCTGTCTCATTCTCATACACCTGCCTGCCCTCCCTTTGAAGTACCACAAGTGTTTGTTTATTACTGAGGCAAGTCtgatttttcctgctttaaggGAATCTCGTAAAGAGAACGATGGGACTGGCTGCGTTACTTCAGATGGAAGGCGTGCTGGTCATGCAAGTGTCAGGGATTTTTATATTTGCATTGAAAGTTTTGCACATCTAGATAATTACTGTTACCCATAAATACACTTCTGATCACCCCTACCCACCCACCAgccctgattttattttatttatttattttttttgctaagcAATGCTTGGTTGACACGGGAGACTCATGTGTaacctttccttcttcccaggTTCGATACTTAAAGATAATTGAGAAGAGTGGCTATCAAGCTCTCCCATGGGTTCGTTACATTACCCAGAATGGAGGTAAATTGGAAGCAATGAACTGTAAAGATAATCTGTGTTAATGTATCTTATTTCTCCGGCATACACTCACAGATTGAAGATATATTTACTGCAGAGTTTAATACTGAAACACAGGAGCAGTTTGCTCATACGTGACGTTaatgcttgctgctttttctagtcctttttttttttttttactgaactgTCTTACTGAATCATCCTTTTAGACAGCAGAGTTGTTCACTGAATCTGGCGTTCATTATGGAATACTTAAATCTGGGGGGATATGAACTAAAAAAGAACTGATTCATACATATCATTTTGCTGCCTTTGGGCTGGCTAAGAGCTACCAGatctgttaaagaaaaaaaacaaaaaagcacttttgCTGCTTTTCGTTGTTACTCGTTTTGCTGTTCAGAatggttttgctgtttctggCTTGGAAGCTTGTAATTATCTTAATTAATTGCTTTAAAGCCCGTGTTCTTGGTTATTCTACATGAAGATCTGATCATCTCTGATGTATGTTAATTCATCCCAGTTTGCTGGTCTGCTTTCCTCTGGTTACTGAAGGACGGTGTCCTaaagctgctgttgtttctgtcCTTCACAGACTACCAGCTCCGCACACAGTAAGGCGCCCTGCAGGCACCACAGATGACAACGCTTCAGGCCTAGGATTTGTTTGCAGAAGCTTCTGTGGTACTGAGAGCTGTGAATGTTGTTGCCAAGGGTCTTGTCTCTGCAAACTGGGATTGGGCAAGAGAAAGATGGGAAATGTACCATTTTCAATGATGTGTTTGAACCATTAGTATTGATTGtgtgaatatttatttcattcttagaACATGCTGATCTTGCTGCTAAGTGCTGATTACATTAGTAGTAGCCGCTACCTTGAGCCAGGAATACAGAACGAACCTTGAGAATGTCTGTCGATGCCTTGTCCATTGTACTCACAAAGTTTTTGCTGTTCATATTTTAGGATCTGTGAGGATGTTGGTAGCTTTACCCGACAAAATAGGGAGACAGCTGTGCAATCACATGACTGCTTCACAGTGAGTTGTATTTAGCCCAaggtatttattatttttgttctggGCATATGGGTGCCTTAACTCGTTCTCTGTTAACTTATGAAATTCTACAAAATCTGAGCTAAAATTATCAGGGGTCCAAAAATactctttgttcttctttgcGTGGTGTCAAACCAACTCATCTGAGAGAACAAGCTGTGGGCTTATGTATAAATAAGTGTTGGAGGCCAGGGTGTCTGAGAACAAGAGACTGTGGGAAGTGTCTGCAGGAAGATCTCTGTGGAAGCATGATGGTGATTGCTAGTTCCCACGAGCTGAGGTGCACGCTGAAGAGTTTCAACCCTGTCATCCCCTTGGGTGTGAAAACCCTATGCCAATCAActagcatttgctttttctttgtttctatgtGTAATACAAATATAAAACTATAAAGTGTAagtctttaattaaaaaaaaaaaaaaaaagactgactTTGGCAGCCATAAAATCTGATGGGAAGACTTTATAATTCTCATTATTATTCCCCTTCCTAGGTAAGTGATATAATCCTGCCTGTTCTTGACAGTTGATTGTTGTTTACAGAGAAGCTGATGGAAATATCATCACTGTTCTTCAGGCTTGCCTTCTTGTTCATCAAGGGCAAAtctcctttttttgtttctttgctgtaacTTGCTAGCATTGCTTAACTGTATTTGCCCTGGAGAGGTTGCTGTCTTAGTCTCCTCCATTTGTAAGCAATTCTTTTGATAACTTTCTGGCAGAATGGACAGCAGGTGAGGACGTTATACATaaaggtattatttttttttacatgctgtttcatttttctgagaAGCTGAGGTTCATTTGGGTGAACATACtttgatttcagaaaaagaaattaacagctatcagtattttctttaaacagttTTTGGAATGGTTTGGTTTGAATTTAGTACGTGAGACAGATGCTAAATTTAAGCCATTCAGAGCTAAAGATGTGATGCATATCCTGTGTGCAAGGTTCTCCACACTGCTTTCTTGACGGTTCTTGACTCCCCCACAAGGTTGAAAAGATATTGTCCCCACTAAAACCTTGTAGACATGTATCTACCTTTGTATGCAGTATGTATGActagtaaaataaatgaatcaccTGAATTCCCCTGAGATGCAGCTGCTGTAATGTTGCACCTCGGTGGCAGAAGCGGCTGACAGCTGGaggttctgtgcagcagcaaggcagtgaGCGGCTGGGCCTTGTTGGTGTGGAGGTGTTTTTGGGGGTAAGATGGCTGTGTTTGTCACCCCAACAAGCTTGATGTCGAAACAAATCATCTTGTTTGAGGTTTTGGTTCCACtgctcattttcatttgaaCCATTGAGCTTATGACTGGACTaaacattttatattaaaactGTAACTGGTTGACAAATCACTTTACCTGGTGGCTCCATTCTTcacaatgtttattttcattatttgccTGTAAAATGTGACTCTCTAGagctccatttcttttcctgttgaagAATGTATCTTGCAGACCAGTGTTTTTCTTATATTCTGCAGCAGTTTGAGTTGGCTTTGATGGTGAGCTATCAGCCCTACTTGTCCAAGAAGTAATAAAGGACAAAAAAGCTCTTTGAGTCAATTGCACATcactccctttttcttttccactttgaTCTACAGTAACGTGCAACCTCTAATCCCGATGTGCCTCCAGTTAGTCTAACATGAGCCTTGGATGAGTGGAACTGAGCTTCATAGAAGTTCCTGATTTGTTTACTAAATACAGAGAAATCTTGCTGTGCTTTCGTTCTCTGCAGAATTGTGTACCATAAAACCAGTGCTCGTGAGCAGGTAATATTGCaggaaggggggaggggaacaaaaagaacaacaaaaagtaaaaaacaactttgttaTTAAGATGTGGGGTCCCAGCATGCATGGAAAGGCAGAAATGGAGGTGTGGTATTACTGGTGTGAGTCGGTCAAGGAGTTTAAATTCTATTCCGTAAATAAGTTTCGTTCTTAGAGCAGCTGCTAACTTGGTTATCGTGGCGGCTTATGCTCTCTACCTGATGTGGGGAAGATGTAAATTTGATGGTCTGCCAACGTTACACACAGCTGCCTGATGCAGAATGCTTTCTGAAGGCGATTTGCATAATTCTGAAGCTGTGAGCCACCGCCTCGCATCTGCAGCTCAGGCTGATTTTGTCGCTGCCTTACCTGGAAGGCTGAACTTCTTCAGTGGCTCTGAAAACACATCTGTTCGTAGTAcaaagccagcagtgctgagatgtTCGCTGCAGTCTTGGCTTTGCACTTGGAGGttattttttctcagtaagacaaaatgtgttttcta
The DNA window shown above is from Lagopus muta isolate bLagMut1 chromosome 26, bLagMut1 primary, whole genome shotgun sequence and carries:
- the AP1M1 gene encoding AP-1 complex subunit mu-1; amino-acid sequence: MSASAVYVLDLKGKVLICRNYRGDVDMSEVEHFMPILMEKEEEGTLSPILAHGGVRFMWIKHNNLYLVATSKKNACVSLVFSFLYKVVQVFSEYFKELEEESIRDNFVIIYELLDELMDFGYPQTTDSKILQEYITQEGHKLETGAPRPPATVTNAVSWRSEGIKYRKNEVFLDVIESVNLLVSANGNVLRSEIVGSIKMRVFLSGMPELRLGLNDKVLFDNTGRGKSKSVELEDVKFHQCVRLSRFENDRTISFIPPDGEFELMSYRLNTHVKPLIWIESVIEKHSHSRIEYMIKAKSQFKRRSTANNVEIHIPVPNDADSPKFKTTVGSVKWVPENSEIVWSIKSFPGGKEYLMRAHFGLPSVEAEDKEGKPPISVKFEIPYFTTSGIQVRYLKIIEKSGYQALPWVRYITQNGDYQLRTQ